The DNA segment GGCGGTGTCGGAGCCGAACATGAATGGCATGGCAGAAATCCGCGTCGCAGAAACCGACGAAGCCCGGGTCAGCATGGCCCGCAGCCTGATGGCCGATACCCTGCTGCGCCTGGGCATGCTGGGCGTCGGGGCCCTGCTGCTGGTGTGGTTTACCGTGAGTGCGGCGCTGCGCCCGCTGGAGCGTTTGCGCACGGCGGTAGAGGAGCGCCAGCCGGATGATCTGCGGCCGTTGCCGCTGGTTGAAGTGCAGCACGAACTCGGGCCGCTGGTGCGGGCGTTGAACCACTTCACCGAACGCCTGCGCGGGCAGTTCGAGCGCCAGGCGCAGTTTATTGCCGACGCATCCCACGAATTACGCACCCCGCTGGCCGCGCTCAAAGCCCGCCTGGAGCTGGGGCTGCGCGCCGAGGAGCCGGCGATCTGGCGCAGCACCCTGGAAACGGCGGCGCAAGGCACGGATCGCTTGACCCACCTGGCCAACCAGTTGCTGTCCCTGGCACGCATCGAAAACGGGGCGCGGGCGATTGCCGAAGGCGGTGCGCAATTGCTCGACCTCAGCCAATTGGCCCGTGAGTTGGGTATGGCCATGGCGCCCCTGGCACATGCCCGTGGGGTGGCGCTGGCGTTGGAGGCGGATGAGCCGGTGTGGCTGCGGGGCGAGCCGACCTTGTTGAACGAGCTGCTGAGCAACCTGGTGGATAACGCCCTGGCCCACACGCCGTCAGGTGGCAATGTGATCTTGCGGGTGACGGCGCCGGCAGTGCTGGAAGTGGAGGACGATGGCCCTGGGATTCCGCAGGACGAACGGGACCGGGTGTTCGAGCGATTCTATCGACGTAACCAGCAGGGCGCGGGTTCGGGCCTGGGGTTGGCGATTGTCGGGGAGATCTGCCGCGCACACCTGGCCCAGATCAGCCTGCATGATGGCGAGCTGAAAGGGCTTAAGGTGCGGGTGAGTTTTATCGCTGGGTAGGGCCGTGCTTGCCACACCGACCGGTCAATAGAACATCGAGCGCGCTTCGTCCAGCTCGGTGCGCACCGCTTCGTTGAGCGGGTCGATGCGCAGCTTCCTGAATGCCGGCAAGCTCGACAGCGCAGCGTTGGCCAGCGGGTGATCGGTATTCTTGTGGCAGTACAGCACCGCCACTTGCACCAGGTCGACGTAGTCCAGGCTGGCCGAATCGCGCTCGAGGTCCTGGTAGTGTGCGGGCACATTTACCAGCATTTCCGGGAAGTCCCAGCCCCTCAGCAGCTTGTCCCCCAGCAGCGGGTGGATGCTGTCAATCACATGGTTGAGGCTGACCGGGTCGGAGAGCAGTTCATAGTGATCTTCGGCGTAGGTCAGGATCGGCAGCACACCGATCTGGTGCACCAGCCCGCCAAGTGCTGCCTGGTCCGGCTTGAGTTGGCTGTGGTTGCGGCACAGGGCGTAGCAGACGCCTGCGACTTCCAGGCTGCGGCGCCATACGTCACGCATCTTCTGTTCGACGACTTCTGAGCGGGCATGGAAGATTTGCTCCATCACCAGACCAATCGACAGGTTGCTGCTGTAGTTGGTGCCCAGGCGCGTGATGGCGGTGTGCAGGTCGGTGACCTCCTGGGTGGCGCGCAACAGTGGGCTGTTGACGACCTTGATCAGCCGCGCCGTCAGGGCGGTATCGCGGCTGATGACTTTGCTCAAATGACTGATGCTGACTTCGGGGTCTTCGGCGGCCTGACGAATTTTCAGGGCCACTTCCGGTAACGTGGGCAGAACCAGGTCATCGTTATCGATGGCCATCACCAACGCCTGTTGGACTTTTTCCGCCAGTTTATTCATTCATGCTCTCTAGGGTGCTGCAAAAGGGTACGGCGATTAGCGCTGGATCTCGCGATCACGGTCCAGTTGGTAAGGCAGGTCAAGTAACTTGAGGCCTGGGCCTTCCAGCGTGCCTAAATGCACGTTGCCACTGTCGGCTGCTTCGGCTTGCAGCACTGCCAGAAGTTCAATCCCTTCGTCGGCCCGGGCGGCGATGACTACCTCACCGATGGCGCTGTTATGGCTGGGGGCAAACAGTGGCGTGCCGGGCTCGGGCAGCGCATGGCTGTCGAGGCTCAGGCGATACAGGCGCCGCTTGAGTTTGCCCAGGTATTGCATGCGGGCGACGATTTCCTGGCCGGTGTAGCAGCCTTTCTTGAAGCTT comes from the Pseudomonas shahriarae genome and includes:
- a CDS encoding sensor histidine kinase, which encodes MRKHSSLRWRLLWNLALLLVVLMLASGLSAYWNGREAADTAYDRTLLASARTIAAGLSQRDGTLSADVPYVALDTFAYDSAGRIYYQVNDIHQKLISGYEHLPGPPPGTPRTDDYPALARFYNAKYQGQNVRVVSLLKAVSEPNMNGMAEIRVAETDEARVSMARSLMADTLLRLGMLGVGALLLVWFTVSAALRPLERLRTAVEERQPDDLRPLPLVEVQHELGPLVRALNHFTERLRGQFERQAQFIADASHELRTPLAALKARLELGLRAEEPAIWRSTLETAAQGTDRLTHLANQLLSLARIENGARAIAEGGAQLLDLSQLARELGMAMAPLAHARGVALALEADEPVWLRGEPTLLNELLSNLVDNALAHTPSGGNVILRVTAPAVLEVEDDGPGIPQDERDRVFERFYRRNQQGAGSGLGLAIVGEICRAHLAQISLHDGELKGLKVRVSFIAG
- a CDS encoding HDOD domain-containing protein, with amino-acid sequence MNKLAEKVQQALVMAIDNDDLVLPTLPEVALKIRQAAEDPEVSISHLSKVISRDTALTARLIKVVNSPLLRATQEVTDLHTAITRLGTNYSSNLSIGLVMEQIFHARSEVVEQKMRDVWRRSLEVAGVCYALCRNHSQLKPDQAALGGLVHQIGVLPILTYAEDHYELLSDPVSLNHVIDSIHPLLGDKLLRGWDFPEMLVNVPAHYQDLERDSASLDYVDLVQVAVLYCHKNTDHPLANAALSSLPAFRKLRIDPLNEAVRTELDEARSMFY